AGGCCGGGGTGCCGAACTACGTGGTGTCGACCTGGTATGCGATCTGGGCGCCCGCCGGCACGCCGCAGGAGGCGGTGGACCGCATGACCGCCGAGATCACCAAGGCCCTGAACACGCCCAAGATCAAGGAGACCTGGGAGAGCAACGGCACCTCGGTGCCGACGCTGACCGGTCCGGCCTTCGGCAAGTTCGTCGACAGCGAAGTGGCGCGCTGGGCCAAGGTGGTGTCGGACTCGGGGGTGAAGCTGGATTGATGCGCGGTCGGACCGGAGTGGATTACAATTGATAACCATTATCATTATTCCATCCACCTTCCGGTCCGTAGCATGGCCATCAATCACAGCGGCGCTCACGCGCCTGTCGAAGGGCTTTACCAGCAACACCAGTCCTGGCTGCGCGATTGGTTGCGGCGCAAGACCGGCTGCCCGTTCGACGCGGCCGACCTGACGCAGGACACCTTCCTCAAGGTGCTGCTGCGCGCCGGGGAGGCGCGCAGCTACCGCGAGCCGCGCGCCTACCTGGTGACCATCGCCCATGGCCTGATGGTCAACCTGTTCCGGCGCCGCGACATCGAGCGCGCCTATCTCGACACGTTGGCGGCCCACGAAGAGGGGCTGGCCCCGTCGCCCGAACGCCGCGCGTTGGCGCTGGAGGCGCTGGTCGAGATCGACCGGTTGCTCGACGGCCTGCCGCCCAAGGTGCGCAAGGCGTTCCTGTTGTCGCAACTGGAAGGGCTGCGCCACGGCGAGATCGCCGAATGCCTGCAGGTCTCGGTCAGTTCCGTGCGCCAGTATCTGGCACGCGCCATGCAGCATTGCCTGTCGGCATGGTGAACGGCCGGGCCGACAAGCTGCCCGAGGCCGTGATCCGCGAAGCCAGCCTGTGGTTCGTACGGCTCGGGGCGGAAGAGGCGGGCGCCGCCGATACCGCGGCGTGGCGCCGCTGGCTGCAGGCCAGTCCGGCGCACCAGGCCGCCTGGGATCGGGTGGAATGCCTGGGCCGCCAGTTCGGCCAGGTCGACCCGCAGGCCGGGATCGCCGCGCTTGACCAGCCTCGCTCGCGGGGCCGGCGTCAGGCCTTGAAGGCGCTGTCGCTGGCGTTGGGCGCGGGCGGCTTGACCGCCGCGGGCCTGCAATGGCAGACCTGGACAGCGGCGCTGAGCACGCGCGTCGGTGAGCGCCGCAGCGTCACGCTGGACGACGGCAGCATCCTTACATTGAATACCGACAGCGCAGCCGACGTGCGCTTCGATGCCGGCCAGCGCCTGGTCATCCTGCGGCGCGGAGAATTGCACGTGGCGTCGCATCCCGACGCGCGCCAGCCGCCGCGGCCGCTGCGGGTGGTCACGCCCATGGGCCAGGTCACGGCGCTGGGCACGCGCTACACGGTGCGGCTGCTGGACGGGCAGGCCTGGACCGCCGTAAGCGAAGGCGCGGTACGGATCGAGCCCGCGAATGGCGCCGCCGACGCGGCGCGCACCATCGAGGCCGGCTTCTCGGCGTACTTCGACCGCGTCCTGGTGCAGCCGGCGCGGCCGGCGCCGCATGCCGCCGCCTGGGTCCAGGGCGCGCTCTATGCCGACAACATGCGGCTGGACGACTTCATCGCCGAGCTGGGACGGCACCGGTCCGGCCGCATCGCCTGCGATCCCGCGGTGGCCGCGTTGCGCATTTCCGGCTCTTTCCCGCTGGGCGACAGCGACCGCATCCTGGCCGCGGTCGAGCGCGCGCTGCCAGTGCGGGTCGAGCGCTACACGCGTTATTGGGTGACGCTGCGGGCCAGGCCTTGAGCCGCATGCGGCGGGCCACGCGCCAGCCGTCCAAAAAAAACAGACAGGGCCTGTCACTTTCGTGGTCTCGATTGGCATACGGGTGTAGCCCCGACTTTCTTTGCCTGGAAACCCACGATATGTCTCTGCCTTTTTCTCCTATCCACCCTGACGCGCCGGCCAGTCCGCGCATGAAGGCGTTCGCCGCGCTGGTGCTGGCCGCCATGGCGGGCGGCGCCCTGGCGCCGCAGCCGGTGCGCGCGCAGGCCGCGCCGGCCGCCACCGCTGGCCGCGGCGTCAATGTGCCGGCCGGTCCGTTGGGCGCGGCGCTGGCGGGGTTCGCGCAACAGGCACGGGTGCTGCTGTCGTTCGACCCGGCCTTGACCGAGGGCATGCAGAGCCCTGGCCTGCAAGGCGATTACAGCGTGGAGCAGGGCTTTGCCGCGTTGCTCGCGGGCACGTCGCTCGAGGTCTTGCGCCGTGGCGACGGCGACTATCTGTTGCAGCGCGCCGGCCAGACCACCCAGCTGGCGCCGGTGCTGGTGCTGGGGGCCGGCGCCACCACGGAAGGCTCCGGCCTCTACACCGCCGACTGGATGCGTTCGGCCAACGGACTGGTGCTGTCGCAGCGCGAAACGCCGCAGTCCACCAGCGTGCTGACCCGCCAGCAGCTGGACGATCGCTCCATCAGCAGCGTGCGCGACGTGATGGAAAACGCCACCGGCATGAATGTGCAGCAGGCCGAATCGGAACGCCTGAGCTACTACTCGCGCGGCTTTTCCCTGGATACGTTCCAGTTCGACGGCGTGGTCAAGCCGCTGAACGGGCTGTACCAGTTCGGCGATGGCAACCTGGACCCGGTGATCTACGACCACGTCGAGATCATTCGCGGCGCGACCGGCCTGATGAGCGGCACCGGCAATCCGGGCGGCTCGGTCAATTTCATCCGCAAGCGGCCGACGCGTGATTTCCAGGGCAGCGTGAAGGCGGCCGCCGGCACCGAGGATACCTATCGGGGCGAGATCGATCTGTCGACGCCGTTCAACGAGTCGGGCTCGGTGCGAGGCCGGCTGGTTGGCGCCAAGGAGCGCCGCGGCGACACGATGGACCTGTACAAGAAAAAGCGCGACGTGCTCTACGGCATCGTCGAGGCCGACGTGGCGGCGGCGACCACGGTCAGCCTGGGCGGGTCGGTGCAACGCACCCGGCCCAGCGGCATCAGCTGGGGCGGACTGCCGGCGCTGGACGCCGAGGGCAAGCCGATCGATTGGCCCAAGGGCCAGGCCATGGGCGCCAAATGGTCGCGCTGGGACACCGATTCGCACGAGTATTTCGCCCAGGTCGAGCACGGTTTCGCCAACGGCTGGAACGCGCGCCTGTCATACACGCGGCTGGAGAACACCTTCAACGCGCCGCTGCTGTTCACCTCCGACGTGCCGCTGACCATCGATGGCTTTTCCGAACCGCCGCTGCTGCGCAAGTTCAAGGGCGGCAGCGACCAGGACGTGTACGGCGGATCGCTCGACGGCGGCTTCGATGCCTTCGGCCGGCGTCACCAGTTCAACCTCGGTTTCTCGCATTCGGTCATCAAGGCCTGGAACCAGAGCTGGGACACCAGCGACCAGGCGGGCTATCCGATCCCGGACATCAAGAACTGGACCGGCGACTGGCCCACGCCCACCTGGGACATCCTGTCGCTGTCGCAAACCCATCGCGACAAGCAGACCGGCATCTACGGCACCTTGCGCCTGGGACTGACCGACAGCTTGCACCTGCTGACCGGCGCGCGCTGGACCCGCTGGGAGTCCACCGAGACCAGCGGCGGCGTCACAGGCTATTCGCACACTTATTCGGAAGTCACGCCCTACGTGGGCCTGACCTATGACCTGGACGATACCTATACCGCCTACGCCAGCTATACCAACATCTTCCAGCCGCAGATGGTGAAGACGCGCGACTGGAGCATGGCGGGGCCGGCCTACGGCCACAACTACGAGGCGGGACTGAAAGCGTCGTACCTGGACGGACGCCTGAACGCGTCGGTGGCGGTGTTCCAGACCGACCAGAAGGATGTCGCGGAGTATGGCGGCTATGACTACGCGCACGACGACGGCTGGTACTACATCCTGGATGGCACCCGCACCCGCGGTTTCGAGGTCGAGTTGGCGGGCGAGGTGACGCCGGGCTGGAATGTGTTCCTGGGGTACACCTACCGCCAGTCCAAGGACAACGAGGGCAAGAAAGTGCAGACCACCCAGCCGGAGCAACTGCTCAAGCTGAGCACCGCCTACCGCCTGCCGGGCGCCTGGAACAAGCTGACGGTGGGGGGCGGCGTGCGCTGGCAGAGCCAGACCAGCGCGCAGACCTATTACGGCCTGCAGTCCGGCGCGATCGTGCAGAAGCCATACGCGTTGTTCGACCTGATGGCGCAGTACAACTTCAGCGACAAGACCCAGCTGCAGCTCAATGTGCGCAACCTGGCCGACAAGAAGTACTACCGCTCGATGGGCTTCTACAACTCGGTCTTTTACGGCGAAGGCCGCAGCGCGCTGGTCACGCTGACCCAGCGCTTCTAGGGCCTGCGCCGCGACCGCCCGGGCGTTTCAGCGCCAGTCGCTGGCCAGGCTGAGCCTGGCCAGCTGGTCGCGCGTCAGCGTCAGGCTGGCGGCCTTGACCAGTTCGTCCAGCTGCGCCAGCGATGTCGCGCTGACGATCGGCGAGGTAATGCCCGGCTGCGCGATCTGCCAGGCCAGCGCGGCCTGCGCGGGCGTACAGTTGGCATCCTCGGCGACTTCATCCAGCGCCTTCAGGATGCGGTAGCCGCGATCGTTCAGGTAGGTGTCGACGATCTTCTTGCCGCGCGCGCTCTTGCCGACGTCGGCCGGGCTGCGGTACTTGCCGCTGAGAAAGCCGCTGGCCAGCGCGTAATAGTTGATGGTGCCCAGGTCCTGCGCCTTGACCAGCGCCTGCAGGTGGCCTTCGAACGGTTCGCGGCTGTACAGGTTGTATTCCGGCTGGATGCTCTCGTAGCGCGGCAGGTTGTGCCGTTCGCTGGCGATCAGCGCTTCGGACAGGCGCACCGCGGTGTAGTTGGAGGCGCCGATGGCGCGCACCTTGCCGGCCTCGATCAGCTTGGCGTACTCGCCCAGCGTGTCGGTGAGCGGGGTGTCGGGGTCGTCCTTGTGCGACTGGTACAGGTCGACGTGGTCGGTCTGCAGCCGCGCCAGCGAGGCGTCCAGCGAGCGCCGGATGTAGGCCGGCGCCAGGCCCTTGGCGTCCGGGCCCATCTCCATGCCGACCTTGGTGGCGATCAGCACGCGCTCGCGCTTGCCCGAGCGCTTGAGCCATTTGCCGATCAGGGCCTCGGATTCGCCGCCCTGATTGCCCGGCACCCAGCGCGAATAGACGTCGGCGGTGTCGATGAAATTCAGGCCCGCGTCGACCAGGGCGTCCAGCAGCGAAAAGGTGCCGGCTTCGTCAACGGTCCAGCCGAAGACGTTGCCGCCGAAGGTGAGGGGAGGGATCTGCAGGCCGGAACGGCCCAATGCGCGTTTGATCATGATGTGGCCCTTTGGATGTCGCGGATGTCGTGTCGCGCGGGGGCGGCGCTTTTAGTATATTGGCGCCGCGCGCCCCGGCATGGGGCAGGCGTGCCGCGCATGCACCATTTCAGGGATTCCCCCCAAGTGAATTTGTGTTGCGACACGTTAGACTATACGGCTTTACGGCTGTCCGGACCGCGGGGAAGCCCGCGGAACAGCCGTAATAATGAACAAATACCAAGGGTTCAAGGAGCTTACCTATGCTGATCGGAAAAAAACATTTTCTGACGGTTGGCGCGATGGCGCTGGCGATGGCGATCGCCGCGCCGGTGGCGGCGCAGCAGAAGTCGGTGGCGATCACCGCCATCGTCGAGCATCCGGCGCTGGACGCCGTGCGTGACGGGGTGCAGGACGCCCTCAAGCAAGCCGGTTACGAGCCGGGCAAGAACCTGAAGTGGCAATACCAGAGCGCGCAGGGCAACACCGGCACCGCCGCCCAGATCGCGCGCAAGTTCGTCGGCGACAAGCCTGACGCCATCGTCGCCATCGCCACCCCGTCGGCCCAGGCCGTCGTGGCCGCCACCAAGGACGTGCCGGTGGTCTATTCCGCCGTGACCGACCCGGTCGCCGCCCAGCTGGTGCCCAGCATGGACGCCTCGGGCACCAACGTCACCGGCGTGTCGGACCTGCTGGCGCTGGACAAGCAGGTCGAGTTGATCAAGAAGATCGTGCCCAACGCCAAGCGCGTCGGCATGGTCTACAACCCGGGCGAGGCCAACTCGGTCGTGGTGGTCAAGAAGCTGCAGGAACTGCTGCCCAAGTCGGGCATGAGCTTGGTCGAAGCCGCCGCCCCGCGTTCGGTCGACGTGGCTTCCGCCGCCCGCAGCCTGATCGGCAAGGTCGACGTCATCTACACCAACACCGACAACAACGTGGTGTCGGCCTACGAGTCGCTGGTGAAGGTCGGCAACGACGCCAAGATCCCGCTGATCGCCTCGGACACCGACAGCGTCAAGCGCGGCGGCATCGCCGCCCTGGGCATCAACTACCGTGACCTGGGCGTGCAGACCGGCAAGGTCGTGGTGCGCATCCTCAAGGGCGAGAAGCCCGGCGCCATCCCGTCCGAAACCATCTCCAAGCTCGAGCTCTACGTGAACCCGGGCGCCGCCGCCAAGCAAGGCGTGACGCTGTCCGACGCGATCATCAAGTCGGCCGCGGTGGTGGTAAAGTAAAGCGCAAGTCGTTCGGCCCCGCCCGTGCCCACCCGGCATGAGCGGGGTTTTGTTTTATCTTGTTTTCTTGTGTTTTCCCCGCGCCGGTACGCGGGGTCCACAGGGCGGCAGCATTCACAAGATGCGCGCGGCCCGGCGCGATGGCGTTGGCCTTGAACGGCAGGTCGGTCACGGACCGCATGCCGCGTTTTGCTCCCCTGGAGCGCCCCTCAAGCAGCCCGCTTGCGGCCCTGGCCGCCAAGCCCGGCAACGCCTTGGCAGGAATCGAGAGAAAATCGCACGGCAGGAAACGTTTATTGCGAAAGCTCGGGTAAAACTGACCCCGAAACGCAAGAATTTGGACGTTCCCAATCTCTAATATGCTCGTTCCTTACCTGATTGGATTTGACCCATGTCATTGTTCTCGTTGCTAGGCGCGCTGGAGATCGGCCTGATCTTCAGCCTGGTGGCCTTGGGCGTATATATCTCCTTTCGCCTGCTGCGCTTTCCGGACCTGACCGTTGACGGCAGTTTCCCGCTGGGCGGCGCCGTCTGTGCCACGCTGATCGCCTCGGGCACCGACCCATTCGTTGCCACCATCGCCGCCACCTTCGCCGGCGCGGCCGCGGGGCTGGTCACCGGCTGGCTCAACGTCAAGCTCAAGATCATGGATCTGCTGGCCAGCATCCTGATGATGATCGCGCTGTATTCCGTGAACCTGCGCATCATGGGCAAGCCCAACGTGCCGCTCATCACCGAACCCACCGTCTTCACCATCCTGCAGCCCGGCTGGCTGTCGGACTACGTGGCGCGGCCGCTGATCCTGCTGGTCATCGTGATCCTGGCCAAGCTGGCGCTGGACTGGTTCTTCGCCACCCAGACCGGCCTGGCGGTGCGCGCCACCGGCTCGAACGGCCGCATGGCCCGCGCGCAGGGCGTGAACACCGGCCGCATGATCCTGGGCGGCATGGCGCTGTCGAACGCGCTGGTCGCGATGGCCGGCGCGCTGTTCGCGCAGACCCAGGGCGGTTCCGACATCTCCATGGGCATCGGCACCATCGTCATCGGCCTGGCCGCGGTGATCGTCGGCGAAAGCATCCTGCCGTCGCGCAAGCTGGTGCTGGCCACGCTGGCCGTCATCATCGGCGCCATCGTCTACCGCTTCTTCATCGCGCTGGCGCTGAACAGCGATTTCATCGGCCTGAAGGCGCAGGACCTGAACCTCGTCACCGCGGTGCTGGTCACGGTCGCCCTGGTCATTCCCATGCTCAAGCGCCGGCTGTTCGGCAAGAAGGGGCGCTGATATGCTGTCCGCAAAAGACCTCAAGATCACCTTCAACGCCGGCACGCCGATCGAGACGCGCGCGCTGCGCGGGCTGTCGCTGGACATCCCCTCGGGCCAGTTCGTCACCGTCATCGGTTCCAACGGCGCCGGCAAGTCGACCTTCCTGAACGCCGTCTCGGGCGACCTGCCGGTCGATTCGGGCCGCATCGAGATCGACGGCGCCGATGTCACGCGCCAGCCGGTGTGGGGCCGCGCCTCGCGCGTGGCGCGCGTGTTCCAGGATCCGATGGCCGGCACCTGCGAAGACCTGACCATCGAAGAGAACATGGCGCTGGCGCAGTTGCGCGGCGCGCGCCGCGGCTATGGCCGCGCGGTCAAGGCCTCGATGAAGGAAGGCTTCCGCGAACGCCTGGCCACGCTTGGCCTGGGCCTGGAAAACCGCCTGACCGACCGCATCGGCCTGCTCTCGGGCGGCCAGCGCCAGGCCGTGAGCCTGCTGATGGCGGCGCTGCAGCCGTCGCGCATCCTGCTGCTGGACGAGCACACCGCCGCGCTCGACCCGCGCACCGCCGACTTCGTGCTGCAGCTGACGGCGCGCATCGTGTCGGAAAGCAAGCTGACCACCATGATGGTCACGCACAGCATGCGCCAGGCGCTGGACGTGGGCGACCGCACCGTGATGCTGCACCAGGGCCAGGTGGTGCTGGACGTGTCCGGCGACGAACGCCGCGGCATGGACGTGCCGGACCTGCTGGCCATGTTCGAGCGCGTGCGCGGCGAGAAGCTGTCGGACGACGCTTTGCTGCTGGGCTGATCGACCGGTCCGGCCGCCGTCAGGCGCAAGACCCGGCGTGGATCCCTCGGGATCGCGCCGGGTTTTTTCATGCCGGCGCGCGGGGGTAAAAGGCCGTCAGGCCGCCAGCGCGCGCCAGGTGCGCAGCAGCAGCGTCTCGATGTCGTGCACCGGCAGGCCGGTGGCGCGCGCCACGGCCTCGCGGTAGGGCGGCATGTTGGTGCATTCGAGCACGATGTCGCTCAGGCCCGGGGCGCGCCGCGCCAGTCGTTCGGCCGCGGCGACCACGTTGCGCTCGACCTCCCGCAGGTCCATGTCGATGGCGTTCTCCAGGATGCGCGCCTGCATTTCGCAGCCGGGCGCCAGGCCTTCGACCACGGCGTTGGCCGGCACGCCGGCCGCGTCCAGCACGGCGCGCTCGAGCGAGGCCGCGTCGAAGGTGACGATGCCCACCCGCGCCAGCCCGCGGCATTGCAGCAGGCTCGACGTCACCACCGGCACCGGCACGGCGGCCTGCAGGGCATCCTGGTAGCGCGCCAGGAAACCGCAACTGGTGGAGATCAACGCCGCGCCGTCGCGCGCCAGGCCGACGGCGGCATCGATGAACGGTTGCAGGAAGGCCGGGTCGGCCTCCTGCACGATCTTGCGCGGCGAGGCGCCCCGCACCGTGACGAAGCGCGCGGGGATGCCGGCGCGGGCGTAGGTCTGGGGATTGCCGACGTCGCCGGGCGGGCGCGGAAAGCGCGTGTCCAGCATCAGCAGGCCGAGGAAGCCGGCGGGGGCGGTGGTGGTCGGATCCATGCGGGCTGGCGGCATGTCAGAGGAAGCGTTCCGGGCGGAATGCACCGTGGCGGCTCGCGGCGGCGCCGTCGGTCATCAATTCCCCCAGTATCTGCGCGGTGCCTGGCGCCGTGCTGAAACCGATGTGCTGGTGGCCCAGCGCCAGCCACAGGCCCGGATGGCGCGGCGCCTGGCCGATCATCGGGCGGCTGTCCGGCAGCGTGGGACGACGGCCGAGCCAGGCCTGCGGATCCAGCCGCGGGCCCAGGCCGATGGCCTCGCGCGCCCGGGCCTCGGCCAGATCCAGCTGGACGGGGCGGGCGGGCGCGTCGCAGTCGTCCAGCTCGACCCCGGTGGTCAGCCGCAGGCCGCGCGCCATGGGCGACAGCACGTAGCCGCCGCCGGTGTCGTAGACGGGACGGACCAGCGCCGGGCCGTCGGCGGCGCCGTAATGCATGTGATAGCCGCGCTCGAACGCCAGCGGCAGGTCGATGCCGGTGGTCTTGAGCAGGGCCTTGGACCACGGGCCCAGCGCCACCACCAGCTCGGGGGCGGCCAGGGTTTGCGCGCCGGCGTCGCCCTGCACGACCCAGCCGCGCCCGCCGTCGCGGCGGATGGCGGCGGCCCGCAGCGTGCGGAAGATGCCGCCCGAGCGCTGGAACAGGTCGGCGTAGGCCGCGGTCACGGCGCCGGGATCGTCCACCGAATACGAGCCCTGGATCCACAGCGCGCGCGGGAAGATCGGCGCCAGGGCGGGCTCCAGCCGCGCCAGGTCGGCGCCATCCAGCGCCTGGGTCGGCACCTGGTGGCGGGCGTAGGCCTCGCGCGCCAGGGCGCCGCCCTGCCACGCCTGTTCGCTGCGGAACAGGAAGATCCAGCCGCTGTCGCGCAGGCGCTGACGGGCGCCGGCCTGGTCCAGCAGGCGCAGGTGTTCGGTCGCCGACCGCCGGATCAGGCTGTCGAGCGCCGCCGTGGTTTCGCGGAACACCGATGGCCGGGCGCGCGCCAGGAAGCCCGCCGCCCAGCCCAGGTTGCGGGCCAGGTACGAGGCGCGGTAGCGGAACTGGACGGTGTCATTGCCCAGCAGCCGGGGCAACTGGCGCCACAGGCCGGGGTGGTTGAAGGGCATGAGGGAGCTGCGGGCCAGGACGCCGGCGTTGCCGGATGACGTTTCCCGGCCGGGATCCTGGCGGTCGACCAGGGTGACCTGCATGCCGCGGCGCTGCAGTTCCAGCGCGCAGCAGACGCCGACGATGCCGGCGCCGAGCACTATGACTTGCTTTCCCATCGTCGCTGTCGCTACTTGAGTCGGTACGGAATCAAGGGGGGGGTAAGCGGCCGATTGTAGGGCAGCGGGCAAGCGTCAGCGAGAGCGGGCAATCCATGATTGCGACGCCGCGCCGGGCGGCCGCCAGGCGGGTCTGCCGGCGGCGATCAGGCCGGCGGCCGCTGCCCCAGGATGCGGCCGGCCGCCGCCACGCCCCACCACGCGGCCTCTTCGAACACCGAATACCCGGACAGGTCGGCATGGGCGAACAGTACCGGGCCGTCGACCTCGCGCAACGCCGCCAGGCCGGCGTTCGACAGGTAGCCGCAATAGGGCGACGCCATGGCGTGGCCGCGCACGGTGATCTCCAGCTGGCGGGCGCGGCGCCAGAACTCGTCGCCATAGGCGGCGACCAGGTCGGCGGCGGCCTCGTCGCGCAGCGCCTCGGGCGAGGCGCCGGCCAGCCATTGGCGCGCGTCCTGCGGCGTGCGGGCGCTGAGCGCGTGATAGGCGGTGAACACGGTGCGGGGCGAGCGCGCCACGCGCAGCAACTGGTGGGTCGAGACCACGTAGCCCAGCGCCTGGCCCTGGTAGACCACGTTGTCCCACGACAGCGGTTCGCCCGGCGCCTCGCGCGGATAGCCGTCCATCACGAAGTTCGACACCAGCCAGGGCGCGTGCGGCGAGGCATGCGTGGCCGGATCGTAGCCATAGGCGCGGATGTCCGGCAGGATGCGCTGCGCTACGAACAGCGGCATGGCGCAGACCGCGCGTTGCGCCTCCAGCGTGTAGACGCTGGTGGCCGCGCCCGGGGCGAGGCAATCGATGCGCGGGCCGGCGGCGCTTTCGCGCAGCCGCGCGGTGGTGCCCGGCAGCAGCCAGCCGCCGTGGCCGAGGCGGGCGCTGATGGCGTCGCGCAACCGCTGCACCAGCGGCGCCAGGCCGCCCGGCCAGGTCAGCACCGCGCCTTCGTTGGCGTTGGCGGCGTGGCCGTCGCGGCTGGCGAAATAGTGCAGGCCGGCCCAGGCCGAGACCCGGTCGTAGGGCGCGCCGTAGTCATCGCGGCAGCAGTAGTTCAGGTACCAGTGCAGCGCGGGCGAGGTGTAGCCCTCGCGCTCGAGCCACTGTTTGAAGGTCAGCGCGTCCAGCGCGCGCCAGGCCGGATCGCGCGAGGACAGCACGATCGGGATGCAGAAGACCTTGCGGCCGTCGCTGCCGGTCGCGCCGTGCAACTGGTCGACCCGCGCCAGGAACTTGCGGTGCTGTTCGATATCGGCCTCGGACAGGCCGTGCATCGGCAGCAGGCCGTCTTCCCAGCGGCCGTCGCGCAGCAGGCGTTCCTGCGGCGAATGCGCCAGGATGGCCTCGTCGTAATAGGGCCGCTCGCCGAAGGCGTCGCGTTCGGCGATGCCGAAGTCGGCCAGCATCTCGCGCACGTGGGTGGACTGCATCGACGGCAGCGGCAGGTAGTGCGCGCCAAGCGGATAGTCCAGGCCGTCGCGCGCACCGGCGGCGGCATTGCCGCCGTATTCGGGGCCCTCGACCACGACGAAATCGGTAAAGCCTTCGCGCGCCAGTTTCCAGGCGCACGACAGCCCTGCCACGCCGGAACCCAGGATCGCCACCTGGCAGCGGCGGCTGCCTGAGGACGGCGGCAATGCCGCGCCATCGCGCAGCGCGTGGCCGGCCTGCATGCCGGGATAGCGAACCTCGGGCGTGGTCTCGACCACGCGCGAACGGTAGTAGCCCGCCGTGCCCGCGGCGGCGGCGGTGGCCGCGCCCAGCAGGAAGGTGCGGCGGCGCATCAGCGGATGACCCTGCGCCAGTCCTCGTCGAAGTAGCGCACGAGCGACTGTTCGTTCAGGCGGTTCGGCGGCATGGCCAGCGCCGGCATGTCGGCGGGAAAGTGGAACAGCTCGCGCAGGGTGGCGGGGTCGAGGTAGCGGGTGGGCACGCTGATGGCGTCCGGCGGCGTGTAGTCGCGGCGCTTGCCGGCCAGGATGAAGCCCCAGTCGCCGAACGACGGCACGTAGGCGTGGTACGGCCAGGTGTTCAGGCCGGCTTCCTTGAGCGTGGCGTCCACGCTCCAGAACGAGCGCGGCGCGAAGTAGGGCGAGGTCGACTGGATCACCATGTAGCCGTTCTCGGCCAGGTGCCGCGCCATCAGGTGGTAGACCGGCACCGAGTACAGCCGGCCCAGGCCGAAGTT
The window above is part of the Achromobacter deleyi genome. Proteins encoded here:
- a CDS encoding FecR domain-containing protein, producing MVNGRADKLPEAVIREASLWFVRLGAEEAGAADTAAWRRWLQASPAHQAAWDRVECLGRQFGQVDPQAGIAALDQPRSRGRRQALKALSLALGAGGLTAAGLQWQTWTAALSTRVGERRSVTLDDGSILTLNTDSAADVRFDAGQRLVILRRGELHVASHPDARQPPRPLRVVTPMGQVTALGTRYTVRLLDGQAWTAVSEGAVRIEPANGAADAARTIEAGFSAYFDRVLVQPARPAPHAAAWVQGALYADNMRLDDFIAELGRHRSGRIACDPAVAALRISGSFPLGDSDRILAAVERALPVRVERYTRYWVTLRARP
- a CDS encoding aldo/keto reductase, which produces MIKRALGRSGLQIPPLTFGGNVFGWTVDEAGTFSLLDALVDAGLNFIDTADVYSRWVPGNQGGESEALIGKWLKRSGKRERVLIATKVGMEMGPDAKGLAPAYIRRSLDASLARLQTDHVDLYQSHKDDPDTPLTDTLGEYAKLIEAGKVRAIGASNYTAVRLSEALIASERHNLPRYESIQPEYNLYSREPFEGHLQALVKAQDLGTINYYALASGFLSGKYRSPADVGKSARGKKIVDTYLNDRGYRILKALDEVAEDANCTPAQAALAWQIAQPGITSPIVSATSLAQLDELVKAASLTLTRDQLARLSLASDWR
- a CDS encoding ABC transporter ATP-binding protein, with product MLSAKDLKITFNAGTPIETRALRGLSLDIPSGQFVTVIGSNGAGKSTFLNAVSGDLPVDSGRIEIDGADVTRQPVWGRASRVARVFQDPMAGTCEDLTIEENMALAQLRGARRGYGRAVKASMKEGFRERLATLGLGLENRLTDRIGLLSGGQRQAVSLLMAALQPSRILLLDEHTAALDPRTADFVLQLTARIVSESKLTTMMVTHSMRQALDVGDRTVMLHQGQVVLDVSGDERRGMDVPDLLAMFERVRGEKLSDDALLLG
- a CDS encoding ABC transporter substrate-binding protein, translated to MLIGKKHFLTVGAMALAMAIAAPVAAQQKSVAITAIVEHPALDAVRDGVQDALKQAGYEPGKNLKWQYQSAQGNTGTAAQIARKFVGDKPDAIVAIATPSAQAVVAATKDVPVVYSAVTDPVAAQLVPSMDASGTNVTGVSDLLALDKQVELIKKIVPNAKRVGMVYNPGEANSVVVVKKLQELLPKSGMSLVEAAAPRSVDVASAARSLIGKVDVIYTNTDNNVVSAYESLVKVGNDAKIPLIASDTDSVKRGGIAALGINYRDLGVQTGKVVVRILKGEKPGAIPSETISKLELYVNPGAAAKQGVTLSDAIIKSAAVVVK
- a CDS encoding ABC transporter permease, with product MSLFSLLGALEIGLIFSLVALGVYISFRLLRFPDLTVDGSFPLGGAVCATLIASGTDPFVATIAATFAGAAAGLVTGWLNVKLKIMDLLASILMMIALYSVNLRIMGKPNVPLITEPTVFTILQPGWLSDYVARPLILLVIVILAKLALDWFFATQTGLAVRATGSNGRMARAQGVNTGRMILGGMALSNALVAMAGALFAQTQGGSDISMGIGTIVIGLAAVIVGESILPSRKLVLATLAVIIGAIVYRFFIALALNSDFIGLKAQDLNLVTAVLVTVALVIPMLKRRLFGKKGR
- a CDS encoding aspartate/glutamate racemase family protein — encoded protein: MPPARMDPTTTAPAGFLGLLMLDTRFPRPPGDVGNPQTYARAGIPARFVTVRGASPRKIVQEADPAFLQPFIDAAVGLARDGAALISTSCGFLARYQDALQAAVPVPVVTSSLLQCRGLARVGIVTFDAASLERAVLDAAGVPANAVVEGLAPGCEMQARILENAIDMDLREVERNVVAAAERLARRAPGLSDIVLECTNMPPYREAVARATGLPVHDIETLLLRTWRALAA
- a CDS encoding TonB-dependent siderophore receptor; this encodes MSLPFSPIHPDAPASPRMKAFAALVLAAMAGGALAPQPVRAQAAPAATAGRGVNVPAGPLGAALAGFAQQARVLLSFDPALTEGMQSPGLQGDYSVEQGFAALLAGTSLEVLRRGDGDYLLQRAGQTTQLAPVLVLGAGATTEGSGLYTADWMRSANGLVLSQRETPQSTSVLTRQQLDDRSISSVRDVMENATGMNVQQAESERLSYYSRGFSLDTFQFDGVVKPLNGLYQFGDGNLDPVIYDHVEIIRGATGLMSGTGNPGGSVNFIRKRPTRDFQGSVKAAAGTEDTYRGEIDLSTPFNESGSVRGRLVGAKERRGDTMDLYKKKRDVLYGIVEADVAAATTVSLGGSVQRTRPSGISWGGLPALDAEGKPIDWPKGQAMGAKWSRWDTDSHEYFAQVEHGFANGWNARLSYTRLENTFNAPLLFTSDVPLTIDGFSEPPLLRKFKGGSDQDVYGGSLDGGFDAFGRRHQFNLGFSHSVIKAWNQSWDTSDQAGYPIPDIKNWTGDWPTPTWDILSLSQTHRDKQTGIYGTLRLGLTDSLHLLTGARWTRWESTETSGGVTGYSHTYSEVTPYVGLTYDLDDTYTAYASYTNIFQPQMVKTRDWSMAGPAYGHNYEAGLKASYLDGRLNASVAVFQTDQKDVAEYGGYDYAHDDGWYYILDGTRTRGFEVELAGEVTPGWNVFLGYTYRQSKDNEGKKVQTTQPEQLLKLSTAYRLPGAWNKLTVGGGVRWQSQTSAQTYYGLQSGAIVQKPYALFDLMAQYNFSDKTQLQLNVRNLADKKYYRSMGFYNSVFYGEGRSALVTLTQRF
- a CDS encoding sigma-70 family RNA polymerase sigma factor, with protein sequence MAINHSGAHAPVEGLYQQHQSWLRDWLRRKTGCPFDAADLTQDTFLKVLLRAGEARSYREPRAYLVTIAHGLMVNLFRRRDIERAYLDTLAAHEEGLAPSPERRALALEALVEIDRLLDGLPPKVRKAFLLSQLEGLRHGEIAECLQVSVSSVRQYLARAMQHCLSAW